In the Thermus sp. LT1-2-5 genome, one interval contains:
- a CDS encoding ABC transporter permease, with amino-acid sequence MAAYLVRRLFMVLFVGVGITFVTFFIAQVIPIDPAVAALGENAREEQIREFRERYGLDQPLLVQYGIYLKRLLALDLGRSLRTGRPVAEDLKEFFPATLELALAAFLVAVALGLPAGVFAALRQNRLPDLLVRLFALLLGSTPVFFLALLLLDVLHRQLGLLPGPGRLDPYLIPPPRVTGLVTLDALLARDFAAFWDALRHLLLPAFVLGSASAALLARMTRAAMLEVLSQDYVRTAWAKGLAEGQVVLRHALKNAALPVLTLLGGLLGGLLSGAVLTETIFSWPGLGRYVTQSATSLDFPAVMGVTLLVGVVYSLLNLLVDLLYALLDPRIRYG; translated from the coding sequence ATGGCCGCTTACCTGGTCCGACGGCTCTTCATGGTCCTCTTCGTGGGCGTGGGCATCACCTTCGTGACCTTTTTTATCGCCCAGGTCATCCCCATCGACCCGGCGGTGGCCGCTTTGGGGGAAAACGCCCGGGAGGAGCAGATCCGGGAGTTCCGGGAGCGCTACGGGCTGGACCAGCCCCTCCTGGTCCAGTACGGCATCTACCTGAAGCGGCTTTTGGCCCTGGACCTGGGGCGCTCCCTACGCACCGGCCGCCCCGTGGCGGAGGACCTTAAGGAGTTCTTCCCCGCCACCTTGGAGCTCGCCTTGGCGGCCTTCCTGGTGGCGGTGGCCCTGGGGCTTCCCGCCGGGGTCTTCGCCGCCCTCAGGCAGAACCGCCTGCCGGATCTCTTGGTGCGCCTCTTCGCCCTCCTCCTTGGCTCCACCCCGGTCTTTTTCCTGGCCCTCCTCCTTCTCGACGTGCTCCACCGCCAGCTGGGCCTCCTGCCGGGCCCAGGGCGGTTGGACCCCTACCTCATTCCCCCGCCTCGGGTGACGGGCCTCGTCACCCTGGACGCCCTCCTGGCCCGGGACTTCGCCGCTTTTTGGGATGCTTTGCGCCACCTCCTCCTCCCCGCCTTCGTCCTGGGCTCCGCCTCCGCCGCCCTCCTCGCCCGCATGACCCGGGCCGCCATGCTGGAGGTCCTCTCCCAGGACTACGTGCGCACCGCCTGGGCCAAGGGCCTGGCCGAGGGGCAGGTGGTCCTGCGCCACGCCCTCAAAAACGCCGCCCTCCCCGTCCTCACCCTGCTGGGCGGCCTCCTTGGGGGCCTGCTTTCGGGTGCGGTGCTCACGGAAACCATCTTCTCTTGGCCCGGGCTGGGGCGGTACGTCACCCAGTCCGCCACCAGCCTGGACTTCCCGGCGGTGATGGGGGTAACCCTGTTGGTGGGCGTGGTCTACTCCCTTTTGAACCTCTTGGTGGACCTCCTCTACGCCCTTTTGGACCCGAGGATCCGCTATGGGTAG
- the nagA gene encoding N-acetylglucosamine-6-phosphate deacetylase encodes MVEGRILTPTGFLQGRLHFGERIEALEEAPVEGPYILPGFLDLHVHGGGGHEVMAGKEGVEGTLRFHLRHGTTGLLATTVTAPLPELERALRGIQEAQEGPLGEALLGAHLEGPFLSPNRLGAQPPFPLLPDLEAAAFLLSLAPVRGITLAPELPGALDLVRYLTGQGVRVQLGHTEAGYEEALAALEAGAMGFTHLFNAMTALHHRAPGVVGLALERGEWAELIPDGLHVHPAAIRLALKRIPGLYFVTDAVAAAGMPDGTYPLGAHRVEKRGEGVWLGESLAGSTLTLDRALRNLVAWGLPLEEAARRLSLYPARYLGLADRGEIAPGKRADLVVLDQDLRVQAVYLGGKRVA; translated from the coding sequence ATGGTAGAAGGGCGCATCCTCACCCCCACGGGCTTCCTCCAGGGCCGCCTCCACTTCGGCGAGCGGATTGAGGCGCTGGAGGAGGCCCCGGTGGAGGGCCCCTACATCCTCCCCGGCTTCCTGGACCTGCATGTCCACGGGGGCGGGGGGCACGAGGTCATGGCGGGCAAGGAGGGGGTGGAGGGAACGCTACGCTTCCACCTCCGCCACGGTACCACGGGGCTCCTCGCCACCACGGTCACCGCCCCGCTTCCCGAGCTGGAGCGGGCCCTAAGGGGCATCCAGGAGGCGCAAGAGGGCCCCCTGGGGGAGGCCCTCCTGGGGGCCCACCTCGAGGGCCCCTTCCTCAGCCCCAACCGCCTTGGGGCCCAGCCCCCCTTCCCCCTCCTCCCCGACCTCGAGGCCGCCGCCTTCCTCCTCTCCCTGGCCCCCGTGCGGGGGATCACCCTGGCCCCCGAGCTCCCGGGGGCCCTGGACCTGGTGCGCTACCTGACAGGCCAGGGCGTGCGGGTACAGCTCGGCCACACCGAAGCGGGCTACGAGGAGGCCTTAGCCGCCCTGGAGGCGGGGGCCATGGGCTTCACCCACCTCTTCAACGCCATGACCGCCCTCCACCACCGCGCCCCCGGGGTGGTGGGCCTGGCCCTAGAGCGGGGCGAGTGGGCCGAGCTCATCCCCGACGGGCTTCACGTCCACCCCGCCGCAATCCGGTTGGCCCTTAAGCGCATTCCCGGCCTGTACTTCGTGACGGACGCCGTGGCGGCGGCGGGGATGCCGGATGGGACCTACCCCCTGGGGGCCCACCGGGTGGAGAAGCGGGGGGAAGGGGTTTGGCTTGGGGAGAGCCTGGCGGGGAGCACCCTCACCCTGGACCGGGCCCTCAGGAACCTGGTGGCCTGGGGCCTGCCCCTGGAGGAGGCGGCTAGGCGGCTATCCCTCTACCCCGCCCGCTACCTGGGCCTGGCCGACCGCGGGGAGATCGCCCCGGGGAAGCGCGCCGACCTGGTGGTCCTGGACCAGGACCTCCGGGTGCAAGCGGTCTACCTGGGAGGCAAGCGGGTGGCCTAG
- a CDS encoding ABC transporter substrate-binding protein, with amino-acid sequence MQRWVWTLLLLAGFALAQDRTQVLVYGGDWTDLITLDPQVVYEFSGVMIADNLYETLVRFEGNDLATLRPGLAESWRVERGATDWILTFKLRRGSRFSTGREVTAKDVVFSFERALALKGPGSFLFTDIAQLKPGATKALDPYTVEVRIPKSASPQSFLSILTFTLGGVVDSEEVQKNAKGGDLGKDWLTNNSAGSGPYRLVRWDRGNQVILEANPYARVKPKIPRVVLRYIQEPAVLRTALESGEIDIAEGLTPEGLKAIAANPRFKVVRAETLRLQYLGMNMKAGSPFANAKVREAMRYAVNQDELIQGLLQGNALKIQTFIPKGLLGYNPATPYAYDPNRARKLLAEAGYPQGLEFELLVSTGICGGGVPCPDVAAKLQADMAKAGFRARIRAIANAEVLAAYRAQNHQVVLAGWSPDFPDPDGNATPWADYGARSLAWRNSYNDEVAAKLARQAALEADPEKRKALYKMLTEKVLREGPYVVLYQPTQPIGLSAKVEGFLKNPMMSAPLWQVSKQP; translated from the coding sequence ATGCAGCGGTGGGTATGGACGTTGCTTTTGCTGGCGGGCTTTGCCTTGGCCCAGGACCGGACCCAGGTGCTGGTCTACGGCGGGGACTGGACGGACCTCATCACCCTGGACCCGCAAGTGGTCTACGAGTTCAGCGGGGTGATGATCGCCGACAACCTTTATGAAACCCTGGTGCGCTTTGAGGGGAACGACCTCGCCACCCTGCGCCCGGGCCTGGCGGAAAGCTGGAGGGTGGAGCGGGGAGCCACGGACTGGATCCTCACCTTCAAGCTCCGGCGCGGAAGCCGCTTCTCCACGGGCCGGGAGGTCACGGCCAAGGACGTGGTCTTTAGCTTTGAGCGCGCCTTGGCCCTAAAGGGCCCGGGATCCTTCCTCTTCACCGACATCGCCCAGCTCAAGCCTGGGGCCACCAAGGCCCTTGACCCCTACACCGTGGAGGTTCGCATTCCCAAGTCCGCCTCCCCCCAGTCCTTCCTCTCCATCCTCACCTTCACCCTCGGGGGCGTGGTGGACTCGGAGGAGGTTCAGAAGAACGCCAAGGGGGGGGACCTGGGCAAGGACTGGCTCACCAACAACTCCGCCGGCTCCGGCCCCTATCGCCTGGTGCGTTGGGACCGGGGGAACCAGGTGATCCTGGAGGCGAACCCCTACGCCCGGGTCAAGCCCAAGATCCCCCGGGTGGTCCTGCGCTACATCCAGGAGCCGGCGGTCCTCCGGACCGCCTTGGAGTCGGGAGAGATCGACATCGCCGAAGGCCTTACCCCCGAGGGGCTCAAGGCCATTGCTGCCAACCCCCGCTTCAAGGTGGTGCGGGCGGAAACCCTGCGCCTCCAGTACCTGGGCATGAACATGAAGGCGGGAAGCCCCTTCGCCAACGCTAAGGTGCGGGAGGCCATGCGCTACGCCGTGAACCAGGACGAGCTCATCCAGGGGCTTCTTCAGGGGAACGCCCTCAAGATCCAGACCTTCATCCCCAAGGGGCTTCTTGGCTACAACCCCGCCACCCCCTACGCCTACGACCCCAACCGGGCCCGCAAGCTTCTGGCCGAGGCGGGCTACCCGCAAGGCCTGGAGTTCGAGCTTTTGGTGAGCACCGGCATCTGCGGGGGCGGGGTGCCCTGCCCGGACGTGGCGGCCAAGCTCCAGGCGGACATGGCCAAGGCTGGGTTCCGCGCCCGCATCCGCGCCATCGCCAACGCCGAGGTCCTCGCCGCCTACCGGGCGCAGAACCACCAGGTGGTCCTGGCGGGCTGGAGCCCCGACTTCCCCGACCCCGACGGCAACGCCACCCCCTGGGCGGACTACGGGGCCCGCTCCTTGGCCTGGCGCAACAGCTACAACGACGAGGTGGCGGCCAAGCTGGCCCGGCAGGCCGCCCTCGAGGCCGACCCCGAGAAGCGCAAAGCCCTCTACAAGATGCTCACGGAAAAGGTGCTCCGGGAAGGCCCCTACGTGGTCCTCTACCAGCCGACCCAGCCCATCGGCCTCTCCGCCAAGGTGGAGGGTTTCCTGAAGAACCCCATGATGTCCGCCCCCCTTTGGCAGGTGAGCAAGCAGCCCTAA
- the nikC gene encoding nickel transporter permease, which yields MGRLARRFFRNPGAVLGLFLLLALALVALLGPGLVGDPLEQNLLERLKPPSPEHPLGTDQLGRDVLARVVHGARISLGVGFGVVALSSLLGTLVGLLSGGLGGWWDNLLMRLTDVFFAFPSLILAMAIAAALGPNLGNTVLAVALVTWPIYARLVRAQVLALREREFVEAARALGAGWGRILFRHLLPNALTPVLVQASYEVGAAILTAAGLSFIGFGAQPPTPEWGAMVAETRNYMAEAPWAATAPAVGILLTVLAFNLLGDGLRDVLDPRGR from the coding sequence ATGGGTAGGCTGGCGCGGCGCTTTTTCAGAAACCCCGGGGCGGTGCTGGGCCTCTTCCTCCTCCTCGCCCTCGCCCTGGTGGCCCTCCTCGGCCCGGGCCTGGTGGGGGACCCCCTGGAGCAAAACCTCCTGGAGCGCCTCAAGCCCCCAAGCCCCGAGCACCCCCTGGGCACGGACCAGCTGGGGCGGGACGTCCTGGCCCGGGTGGTCCACGGGGCCCGCATCAGCCTGGGGGTGGGGTTTGGCGTGGTGGCCCTATCCAGCCTCCTCGGCACCTTGGTGGGCCTCTTGAGCGGGGGGCTTGGGGGATGGTGGGACAACCTCCTCATGCGCCTCACCGACGTCTTCTTCGCCTTTCCCTCCCTCATCCTGGCCATGGCCATCGCCGCCGCCTTAGGGCCGAACCTGGGGAACACCGTCTTGGCCGTGGCCCTGGTCACCTGGCCCATCTACGCCCGTTTGGTGCGGGCCCAGGTTCTGGCCCTAAGGGAAAGGGAGTTCGTGGAGGCCGCCCGGGCCCTGGGGGCAGGTTGGGGGCGCATCCTCTTCCGCCACCTCCTCCCCAACGCCCTCACCCCGGTCCTGGTCCAGGCCAGCTACGAGGTGGGGGCGGCCATCCTCACGGCGGCGGGCCTTTCCTTCATCGGCTTTGGCGCCCAACCCCCCACCCCGGAGTGGGGGGCCATGGTGGCGGAAACCCGAAACTACATGGCGGAGGCGCCCTGGGCGGCCACCGCTCCCGCCGTGGGCATCCTCCTCACCGTCTTGGCCTTCAACCTGCTGGGCGACGGCCTCAGGGACGTCCTGGACCCGCGGGGGCGCTAG